From one Flavobacterium sp. N502536 genomic stretch:
- a CDS encoding HipA family kinase, translating into MKNTFDLRTVNVTRYITPLREGGSLPALAEADDDFKYVLKFKGAGHGVKALIAELVGGQIAKALKLKLPELVFANLDEAFGRTEADEEIQDLLQGSQGLNLALHFLSGAITFDPVVTTVDAKLASQIVWLDAYITNVDRTFKNTNMLIWHKELWLIDHGACLYFHHSWNNWEQHAKSPFALIKDHVLLPQASLLKEVDAEFKALLSPEILEEIVNTIPLEWLQWEDTDETPETLRNVYLQFLQTRLNHSEIFVNQAQNAR; encoded by the coding sequence ATGAAAAATACTTTTGATCTGAGAACGGTAAATGTTACCCGTTACATCACGCCTTTGCGCGAAGGCGGTTCCTTACCCGCTTTGGCAGAAGCCGATGACGATTTTAAATACGTCTTAAAATTCAAAGGAGCCGGTCATGGCGTAAAAGCTTTGATCGCCGAATTGGTAGGCGGACAAATAGCCAAAGCTTTGAAACTGAAATTGCCGGAGCTGGTTTTCGCCAATCTTGATGAAGCTTTTGGAAGAACGGAAGCCGACGAAGAAATTCAGGATTTACTGCAAGGAAGTCAGGGATTAAATCTGGCGCTTCATTTTTTATCGGGAGCGATAACATTCGACCCTGTTGTTACAACTGTAGATGCCAAACTGGCTTCGCAAATTGTTTGGCTGGATGCTTATATTACAAACGTCGACCGTACCTTCAAAAATACAAATATGCTGATTTGGCATAAAGAATTATGGTTAATTGATCATGGTGCATGTTTGTATTTCCATCATTCCTGGAACAATTGGGAACAGCATGCCAAAAGCCCGTTTGCTTTGATTAAAGACCATGTTTTATTGCCACAAGCGTCACTTTTAAAGGAAGTTGATGCCGAATTTAAAGCGCTTTTATCACCGGAAATACTAGAAGAAATCGTAAACACAATTCCGCTGGAATGGCTGCAATGGGAAGATACCGACGAAACGCCGGAGACCTTGCGCAACGTATATTTACAGTTTTTGCAGACCCGATTAAATCATTCAGAAATCTTTGTAAACCAGGCACAAAATGCAAGATAG
- a CDS encoding DUF3037 domain-containing protein, with product MQDSHLYEYAVIRVVPRVEREEFLNIGIILFCKKSKFIKVLFRLNKERIQALSADFDIEQLECNLTSLEKIVRGTKDGGPIAAFDIPERFRWLTAIRSSAIQTSRPHPGLCQDLEKTIQRLFEELVL from the coding sequence ATGCAAGATAGTCACTTATATGAGTATGCCGTAATTCGCGTGGTGCCTAGAGTAGAACGTGAAGAGTTTCTGAATATCGGAATCATTTTGTTTTGCAAAAAAAGCAAATTTATAAAGGTTCTTTTTCGTTTGAATAAAGAAAGAATACAAGCTCTTTCTGCCGATTTTGACATCGAACAGTTAGAATGTAATTTAACGTCATTAGAAAAAATTGTTAGGGGTACTAAAGATGGAGGACCGATCGCTGCATTTGATATTCCGGAACGTTTTCGATGGTTGACCGCAATTCGAAGCTCGGCCATACAAACCTCAAGGCCACATCCGGGTTTGTGTCAGGATTTAGAAAAAACGATCCAAAGATTATTTGAAGAATTAGTTCTTTAG
- a CDS encoding polysaccharide lyase family 1 protein: protein MKFKSTFSAFLLTLVLGFAACNTEEIATPQSSENALLETTTTASGNLTAKIGNCAQVPGWASQNGGTTGGGTSAEEVVTNYAQLKSAIENSAVKVIKVSGTITVTTRLSLQDQSGKTIYGASGAKLVSTNQTKDGSGIINIKRCTNLIIRNLIFEGPGAYDTDGWDNAILDDCQNVWVDHCEFRDGVDGNFDIKNKSDYITVSYTKFGYLKAPKAGGPGGSDDHRYSNLIGSSDGATADRGKLRITFARCWWAPGCKERMPRVRFGKVHLVNNFFNSTVSNKCIAAGFEANLNVESNVFEGVKTPIDLMSGFTAVTATDNVFTNTTGNQAGSGTAFTPPYSIVKLNKTAVKADISANAGATLGGNICGSF, encoded by the coding sequence ATGAAATTTAAATCAACATTCTCAGCGTTTTTACTAACGCTGGTTCTCGGTTTTGCAGCCTGTAATACCGAAGAAATTGCAACACCACAAAGCAGTGAAAATGCTCTTTTAGAAACCACCACAACTGCCTCAGGCAATTTGACGGCAAAAATTGGAAACTGTGCTCAGGTTCCCGGATGGGCTTCTCAAAATGGAGGAACGACTGGTGGAGGTACATCAGCAGAAGAAGTAGTAACGAATTATGCTCAATTGAAATCGGCTATTGAAAACAGTGCTGTAAAAGTGATCAAAGTTAGTGGTACAATTACGGTTACTACAAGATTATCACTACAGGACCAAAGCGGTAAAACCATTTACGGTGCAAGCGGTGCAAAACTGGTTTCTACCAATCAAACGAAAGATGGTTCGGGTATCATCAACATCAAAAGATGCACGAATCTAATTATCAGAAACCTTATTTTTGAAGGACCCGGAGCTTATGATACAGATGGCTGGGACAATGCTATTTTAGATGATTGTCAAAATGTATGGGTGGACCATTGTGAATTCAGAGATGGAGTTGACGGAAACTTCGACATCAAAAATAAATCAGATTACATTACGGTATCTTATACAAAATTCGGTTATTTAAAAGCTCCCAAAGCCGGAGGTCCCGGAGGTTCTGACGATCACAGGTACTCTAATTTGATTGGTTCCAGTGACGGTGCAACTGCCGATCGCGGAAAATTAAGAATCACTTTCGCTCGCTGCTGGTGGGCTCCTGGTTGCAAAGAAAGAATGCCAAGAGTTCGTTTTGGAAAAGTACATCTGGTAAACAACTTCTTTAACAGCACGGTAAGTAATAAATGTATTGCGGCAGGTTTTGAAGCTAATTTAAATGTAGAAAGCAACGTTTTTGAAGGTGTAAAAACTCCAATCGATCTAATGAGCGGTTTTACTGCTGTTACAGCAACGGACAATGTTTTTACCAATACAACCGGAAATCAAGCCGGAAGCGGCACTGCTTTTACTCCACCCTATTCGATCGTAAAATTGAACAAAACTGCTGTTAAAGCTGATATCTCTGCCAATGCAGGAGCAACTTTAGGCGGCAATATCTGCGGGTCCTTTTAA
- a CDS encoding Crp/Fnr family transcriptional regulator, with translation MYKNLRLSIERKIPLTDEEWNLVVEKVKFIKLKKNEFLQIQDSNSSYEGFILKGTFKTYILNDNGTESVIFFSFENEWICDLESFYHQKPTTYNIKAIEDSEILVISKANKALLFEQVPKLIQFHILMVERANIAIQQRLIDVLNKTSKQRYLEFIARYSHKAEKINNRNLSSYLGVSHEFLSKIKRSC, from the coding sequence ATGTATAAAAACCTACGATTGAGTATTGAGCGCAAGATTCCGTTAACGGACGAAGAATGGAATTTGGTGGTGGAAAAAGTAAAGTTTATTAAACTTAAAAAAAATGAATTTCTGCAGATTCAGGATTCAAACAGTTCTTATGAAGGTTTTATTTTAAAAGGTACTTTCAAAACGTATATTCTAAATGATAATGGTACCGAAAGTGTCATTTTCTTCTCTTTCGAAAACGAGTGGATCTGCGATCTCGAAAGTTTCTATCATCAAAAACCAACCACCTATAATATTAAAGCGATTGAAGACAGCGAGATTTTAGTGATTAGTAAAGCCAACAAAGCGCTTTTGTTTGAACAGGTACCCAAGTTGATTCAGTTTCACATTTTAATGGTTGAAAGGGCCAATATTGCCATTCAGCAGAGACTTATTGATGTACTAAACAAAACTTCAAAGCAAAGATACCTCGAGTTTATAGCACGGTATTCGCACAAGGCGGAGAAAATCAATAATCGAAATTTATCCTCTTATCTTGGGGTTTCACATGAATTTTTATCGAAGATTAAGAGGAGTTGCTAA
- a CDS encoding HutD family protein, with amino-acid sequence MNLHLLPKENSKASVWSGGLTYEYMIYPKTANYADRDFTFRISSATIEKEPSEFTQFKGYHRYLVMLDNQLHVEINKEKKEYKQYEIMEFNSDDEVTSYTKGIDFNWMVSEKTSHHKLKVTDGNQSCNAQIVLLFSLHTAVIKINEKSYDLKSYDLLVIENPEKENITLHFSDKCLFGILDF; translated from the coding sequence ATGAACCTACACCTTTTACCTAAAGAAAATAGTAAAGCCTCTGTTTGGAGTGGTGGATTGACCTACGAATATATGATCTATCCGAAAACAGCAAATTATGCCGATAGAGATTTTACATTCAGAATAAGCAGTGCCACCATAGAGAAAGAGCCTTCAGAGTTTACCCAATTTAAGGGCTATCATCGATACTTGGTTATGCTTGACAACCAATTACATGTTGAGATAAACAAAGAAAAAAAAGAATATAAACAATATGAAATCATGGAATTTAATTCGGATGATGAAGTGACTTCTTATACAAAAGGCATTGACTTTAATTGGATGGTTTCTGAAAAAACATCCCATCACAAGCTGAAAGTAACAGATGGCAATCAAAGTTGTAATGCTCAAATAGTACTTTTATTTTCGTTACATACAGCAGTTATCAAAATTAATGAGAAATCATACGATCTAAAGTCTTATGATTTGTTGGTAATTGAAAATCCGGAAAAGGAAAATATAACACTTCACTTTTCTGATAAATGTCTGTTTGGGATATTGGATTTTTAA
- a CDS encoding GNAT family N-acetyltransferase → MISKATLADIPALNILINSAYRGETSKKGWTTEANLLEGKRTNEEELTQTIQNPKNTILKYTENNTLIGSVLLVEKGHQLYLGMLTVSPELQNSGIGKKMLSEAENHAKALGLSSIIMTVISVREELIAWYKRHGYVDTGEREAFPESEIHVTISENPLEFIFLEKII, encoded by the coding sequence ATGATCTCAAAAGCAACATTAGCCGATATTCCTGCTTTGAATATCTTAATCAATTCAGCATATCGAGGCGAAACCTCTAAAAAAGGCTGGACGACCGAAGCCAATTTATTAGAAGGAAAAAGAACCAACGAAGAAGAATTGACCCAAACAATTCAAAATCCTAAGAACACAATTCTGAAATATACGGAGAATAATACCCTTATTGGTTCGGTTTTACTAGTCGAAAAAGGACATCAATTGTATTTGGGAATGTTAACGGTTTCACCGGAATTACAAAATAGCGGTATCGGAAAAAAGATGCTGTCGGAAGCCGAAAATCATGCAAAAGCTTTAGGATTGTCAAGTATTATCATGACGGTGATATCGGTTCGCGAAGAGCTTATTGCCTGGTATAAACGTCATGGCTATGTTGATACAGGCGAAAGAGAAGCTTTTCCTGAAAGCGAGATTCACGTTACTATTTCAGAGAATCCTCTGGAGTTTATTTTCTTAGAGAAGATTATTTAG
- a CDS encoding S10 family peptidase: MKKTLITFLLAGFFASYAQESKPKAPQAPAKEENSPSNLTFNPDSNVITNHTTTIKGQKVPYKATTGTMPVWDEDGKAIAGLFYTYYERSDVKDQTSRPLVISFNGGPGSASVWMQIAYTGPSLLNIDDEGYPLQPYGIKENPYSILDVADIVFVNPVNTAYSRPTSKDIPTTKFFGVNADIKYLADWINGFVTRTNRWASPKYLIGESYGTTRVSGLALQLQNNQWMYLNGVILVSPTELGITRGVVSDAALKLPYFAATAWYHKMLPPDLQNKDLTDMLPEVEDFTVNELLPALTKGGSLDEQKRKEIGAKIARYSGIPEKVIQQNNLDVPYDYFWKELLRDKGYTVGRLDSRYKGIDRKDSGESPDFNAELTSWLHSFTPAINMYLRNNLNYKTDFKYNMFGSVHPWDRSNDRTGENLRQAMAQNPYLHVMVQSGYYDGACDYFNSKYDLWQMDPSGKLTGRMSWKGYRSGHMMYLRKADLEAANEDIRTFIKQSLPKAGQPAKY, encoded by the coding sequence ATGAAAAAAACACTAATTACATTCCTTCTGGCTGGATTTTTTGCTTCCTATGCTCAGGAATCAAAACCAAAAGCTCCCCAAGCCCCTGCAAAAGAAGAAAATTCGCCTTCTAATCTTACTTTCAATCCGGATTCTAATGTCATCACAAATCATACGACTACCATAAAAGGACAAAAAGTTCCTTATAAAGCCACAACGGGTACGATGCCGGTTTGGGATGAAGACGGAAAAGCCATTGCCGGATTGTTCTATACTTATTATGAGCGTTCGGATGTAAAAGATCAGACTTCGCGTCCTTTGGTTATTTCATTTAACGGTGGTCCGGGTTCTGCTTCGGTTTGGATGCAGATTGCTTATACAGGGCCAAGTTTGTTGAATATTGATGATGAGGGCTACCCCTTGCAGCCTTACGGAATAAAGGAAAATCCGTATTCGATCTTAGACGTTGCTGATATCGTTTTTGTTAACCCTGTTAATACAGCCTATTCAAGACCTACCAGCAAAGACATTCCTACTACAAAATTCTTTGGTGTAAATGCCGACATTAAATACCTGGCCGACTGGATCAATGGGTTTGTAACCCGCACCAATCGCTGGGCTTCACCAAAATACCTGATAGGCGAAAGTTATGGTACTACCCGCGTTTCGGGATTAGCGCTTCAATTGCAAAACAACCAATGGATGTATCTTAACGGAGTGATTTTGGTTTCCCCAACTGAATTAGGAATAACACGCGGAGTCGTTTCTGATGCTGCTCTTAAATTGCCTTATTTTGCAGCTACTGCCTGGTATCACAAGATGCTTCCTCCTGATCTGCAAAACAAAGATTTAACTGATATGTTACCCGAAGTTGAAGATTTTACCGTAAATGAGCTTCTTCCTGCATTGACCAAAGGAGGCTCTCTGGACGAACAAAAAAGAAAAGAAATTGGTGCTAAAATAGCACGTTATTCAGGTATTCCGGAGAAAGTAATCCAGCAAAACAATTTAGATGTTCCTTACGATTATTTTTGGAAAGAATTATTGAGAGATAAGGGCTATACGGTAGGAAGACTTGATTCCAGATACAAAGGAATTGACCGCAAAGATTCAGGCGAAAGCCCTGATTTTAATGCCGAACTTACTTCCTGGTTGCATTCGTTTACACCGGCCATCAATATGTACTTGCGCAACAATCTGAATTACAAAACTGATTTTAAATACAATATGTTTGGCTCTGTGCATCCTTGGGACAGATCTAATGACAGAACAGGAGAAAACCTGAGACAAGCTATGGCACAAAATCCATATTTGCATGTAATGGTGCAATCCGGATATTATGATGGTGCATGTGACTACTTTAATTCTAAATACGATTTATGGCAAATGGACCCAAGTGGAAAACTAACCGGTAGAATGTCATGGAAAGGGTATAGAAGCGGTCATATGATGTATTTAAGAAAAGCAGACTTAGAAGCTGCAAACGAAGACATCAGAACCTTTATAAAACAATCCTTACCTAAAGCCGGGCAACCTGCAAAATACTAA
- the thrC gene encoding threonine synthase, whose amino-acid sequence MKYYSLNHNAPKVSFQEAVIQGLASDKGLYFPENITALDVSFFDTIENLSNEEIAFEAIQQFVGDEIPASTLKEIIAETLCFDFPVVKVEKDIYSLELFHGPTMAFKDVGARFMSRCLAYFNKDKKDSKNTVLVATSGDTGGAVASGFLGVDGVDVVILYPSGKVSDIQEKQLTTLGQNIKALEVDGVFDDCQDMVKKAFLDETLAHKNLTSANSINIARWLPQMFYFFFAYKALKSQNKPLVFSCPSGNFGNICAGIMAKRLGLPIEHFVASTNVNDTVPRFLENGKYDPKPSKTTISNAMDVGNPSNFIRIQELYNNDLKAFEKDFSSYSYTDEETLIALKNIYTTDGYIAEPHGAVGYLGLKKELEKHPNAIGIFLETAHPIKFLDVVEPALGITLPIPAQIESVINEEKVSVKIKSYEELKAFLG is encoded by the coding sequence ATGAAATACTATAGTTTAAACCATAATGCTCCAAAGGTTTCGTTTCAGGAAGCCGTAATACAAGGACTTGCGAGTGATAAAGGATTGTACTTCCCCGAAAACATCACCGCTTTAGACGTCTCCTTTTTTGACACCATTGAAAATTTAAGCAATGAAGAAATTGCTTTTGAAGCTATCCAGCAATTCGTTGGCGACGAAATTCCCGCTTCGACGTTAAAAGAAATTATTGCCGAGACTTTATGTTTTGATTTTCCGGTGGTGAAAGTCGAAAAAGATATCTATTCCCTGGAATTATTCCACGGCCCAACCATGGCTTTTAAAGATGTTGGAGCACGTTTTATGTCACGCTGTCTGGCCTATTTTAACAAAGACAAAAAAGACAGTAAAAACACTGTCCTTGTAGCTACTTCCGGAGATACCGGGGGTGCTGTTGCCAGTGGTTTCTTGGGCGTTGACGGTGTAGATGTCGTGATTTTATATCCATCAGGTAAAGTCAGCGACATTCAGGAAAAACAATTGACCACTTTAGGACAAAACATTAAAGCCCTTGAAGTTGACGGAGTTTTTGATGATTGTCAGGATATGGTCAAAAAAGCGTTTTTAGATGAAACGTTAGCACATAAAAATCTGACTTCGGCCAATTCTATCAATATTGCGCGCTGGTTACCGCAAATGTTCTATTTTTTCTTTGCTTATAAAGCTTTGAAAAGTCAAAACAAACCGTTGGTTTTCTCTTGTCCAAGTGGAAACTTCGGAAACATCTGCGCCGGAATCATGGCAAAAAGATTAGGATTACCCATCGAACATTTTGTAGCGTCTACCAATGTAAACGACACCGTACCCCGATTCTTAGAAAACGGAAAATACGATCCAAAACCTTCAAAAACAACAATTTCAAACGCTATGGACGTTGGAAATCCAAGTAACTTTATCCGAATTCAGGAATTGTATAACAACGACTTAAAAGCTTTCGAAAAAGACTTCTCTTCATATAGTTATACCGACGAAGAAACACTTATTGCTCTAAAAAATATTTATACCACAGACGGCTATATTGCAGAACCACACGGTGCTGTTGGCTATTTAGGTTTGAAAAAAGAATTGGAAAAACACCCCAATGCAATTGGTATTTTCTTAGAAACAGCACATCCTATCAAGTTCCTGGATGTGGTTGAACCCGCTTTAGGAATTACACTTCCTATTCCTGCTCAAATTGAGAGTGTTATCAATGAGGAGAAAGTTAGTGTGAAGATTAAGAGTTATGAAGAGTTGAAAGCCTTTTTGGGGTAG
- a CDS encoding homoserine kinase yields MKEIKLFCPATIANLSCGFDVLGLCLDNAGDEMIVRKVAQKGVRITKIEGANLPLETDKNVSGVAALAMLETLDELDFGFEIEIYKHIKAGSGIGSSAASSAGAVFGINELLGRPYSRKDLVQFAMQGEKLASGNAHADNVAPALLGGFTLVRSYAPLDIIRIDSPEELFATVVHPQIELKTSDARSVLKQNVSLKSAIMQWGNVGGLVAGLYTKDYDLIGRSLHDEIVEPLRSVLIPGFDQIKQTALENGALGSGISGSGPSIFALSRGKNTADQIAKAMSDVYKKMNLPYEIHVSKINPDGVRIL; encoded by the coding sequence ATGAAAGAAATAAAACTATTTTGCCCAGCAACTATTGCGAATCTTTCGTGTGGATTTGATGTGCTTGGGCTTTGCTTAGACAATGCGGGCGACGAAATGATTGTTCGAAAAGTCGCTCAGAAAGGAGTCCGAATTACTAAAATTGAAGGAGCCAATTTGCCTTTAGAAACCGATAAAAATGTTTCAGGGGTTGCGGCTCTGGCGATGCTGGAAACTTTAGACGAACTGGATTTTGGTTTCGAAATCGAAATTTACAAACATATTAAAGCCGGAAGCGGAATTGGAAGCAGTGCTGCCAGTTCTGCCGGAGCGGTTTTTGGAATCAATGAGCTCCTGGGACGTCCTTATTCCCGTAAAGATTTGGTACAATTTGCCATGCAGGGTGAAAAACTAGCCAGCGGAAATGCGCATGCCGATAATGTGGCTCCTGCCCTTTTGGGCGGTTTTACGCTCGTAAGAAGTTACGCGCCCTTAGACATTATTCGAATTGACAGCCCCGAAGAATTGTTCGCTACCGTGGTTCATCCTCAAATTGAATTGAAAACTTCGGATGCGCGCTCGGTACTAAAACAAAACGTCTCACTCAAAAGTGCCATCATGCAGTGGGGAAATGTAGGCGGGCTTGTAGCAGGCTTATACACCAAAGATTACGATTTGATTGGAAGATCGCTTCATGACGAAATCGTTGAACCTTTAAGAAGTGTCTTGATTCCGGGATTTGATCAAATCAAACAAACGGCGCTTGAAAACGGTGCTTTAGGCTCAGGAATTTCAGGTTCTGGTCCTTCGATTTTCGCTTTAAGCAGAGGAAAAAATACCGCCGATCAAATCGCCAAAGCCATGAGCGATGTTTATAAAAAAATGAATTTGCCATATGAAATTCATGTTTCGAAGATTAATCCCGATGGCGTGAGGATTCTTTAA
- the thrA gene encoding bifunctional aspartate kinase/homoserine dehydrogenase I has translation MKVLKFGGTSVANAQNIKLVLEIINQKSKQDQLVVVVSALSKVTDLLQLAAAKAAANDESFREIVAEIEKKHLDTLKELIPVSEQSSLLSHVKRIINHLETLLDGCFLLGELSPRTSDTILSFGELLSSYIIAQAYQQTNKNAVYKDSRELIKTNNNFGKAVVNFEVSNQLIREYFAENQSKINILPGFIALTLDGIATTLGRGGSDYTAAIIAGALEAEQLEIWTDVNGMFTANPKIVKQAHPIATISYQEAMELSHFGAKVLYPPTIQPVLRKNIPILIKNTFEPEAEGTLISDQVSSKDTVVKGISHIDNISLVTLEGPGMIGVSGSSKRLFEVLSQEKINVIFITQASSEHSICIGILNSDAENAEAAINRAFEVEISQNKIDPCIVEKDLCIIALVGENMKNHQGLSGRMFSTLGKNNVNIRAIAQGASERNISTVINERDVKKALNTLHENFFEENTKQLNLFVMGVGNVGEKFIEQIHNQRRFLKDNLKINVRVIALSNSRKMLFDEDGISLKEWQSALDKGENANKEAFIARAKELNLRNSIFVDITANASVSETYENFLKQSIAVVTCNKIACSSAYDNYKKLKNLSRQYNAPFLFETNVGAGLPIIDTVKNLIASGDKVHKIQAVLSGSLNFIFNNFDKDNSFHDVVKEAGVQGFTEPDPKIDLSGIDVARKILILIRESGYEMDIDAIANESFLPAECLATTNNEDFFASLTQHAPHFAKIYDEALSKDSRLKYVAQFENGKASVGLQFIPKEHPFYNLEGKDNIVLFYTDRYVDQPLLIKGAGAGAAVTASGIFADVIRIGNV, from the coding sequence ATGAAAGTATTAAAATTTGGCGGAACTTCGGTTGCCAATGCACAAAATATAAAACTAGTTCTCGAAATTATAAACCAAAAATCGAAGCAGGATCAATTGGTTGTGGTAGTATCTGCGTTAAGCAAAGTCACTGATTTACTGCAATTGGCAGCTGCAAAAGCGGCAGCTAACGATGAAAGTTTCAGAGAAATTGTTGCCGAAATCGAGAAAAAACACCTTGACACTTTAAAAGAATTGATTCCGGTTAGCGAGCAAAGCAGCTTGTTAAGCCATGTAAAAAGAATCATCAATCACTTAGAAACTTTATTGGACGGCTGTTTTTTACTGGGCGAATTATCTCCCCGAACTTCAGATACCATTTTAAGTTTTGGAGAATTACTTTCGTCTTACATCATTGCACAGGCGTACCAGCAAACGAATAAAAATGCGGTTTACAAAGACAGCCGTGAACTGATTAAGACCAACAACAATTTTGGAAAAGCAGTTGTTAATTTCGAAGTTTCCAACCAGCTGATCAGGGAATATTTTGCCGAAAACCAATCCAAAATCAATATACTTCCGGGATTTATTGCTTTAACTCTTGACGGAATCGCTACTACTTTGGGTCGTGGAGGCTCTGATTATACTGCGGCCATTATTGCCGGAGCACTTGAAGCTGAACAATTGGAAATCTGGACGGATGTTAACGGAATGTTTACTGCCAATCCTAAAATCGTAAAGCAGGCCCACCCTATTGCTACCATCTCGTATCAGGAAGCGATGGAGTTATCGCATTTTGGAGCCAAAGTGCTGTATCCGCCAACCATTCAGCCTGTTTTAAGAAAAAACATTCCCATTTTAATCAAAAACACGTTTGAACCGGAAGCCGAAGGAACGCTAATTTCCGATCAGGTTTCGTCGAAAGATACGGTTGTAAAAGGGATCAGTCATATCGATAATATTTCATTAGTAACACTTGAAGGTCCTGGAATGATCGGAGTTTCGGGTTCGTCAAAACGTTTGTTTGAAGTATTGTCGCAGGAAAAAATCAACGTGATCTTTATTACTCAGGCTTCTTCTGAGCATTCTATCTGTATCGGAATCCTTAATTCGGATGCCGAAAATGCAGAGGCTGCAATCAACAGAGCTTTTGAAGTAGAGATTTCACAAAACAAAATCGATCCTTGTATTGTCGAAAAAGACCTTTGCATTATTGCCTTGGTAGGTGAAAACATGAAAAACCATCAAGGTTTGAGTGGTAGAATGTTTAGTACTTTAGGAAAAAACAATGTCAACATCCGTGCTATTGCACAGGGAGCATCTGAGCGCAATATCTCTACAGTAATCAACGAAAGAGACGTTAAAAAAGCATTGAACACTTTACACGAAAACTTCTTTGAAGAAAACACCAAACAGCTCAATTTATTTGTGATGGGTGTTGGAAATGTGGGTGAAAAATTCATCGAGCAAATTCACAATCAAAGAAGGTTTTTAAAAGACAATTTGAAGATTAACGTACGCGTGATCGCTTTGTCTAATTCCCGAAAAATGCTTTTTGACGAGGACGGAATTTCCTTAAAAGAATGGCAATCGGCTCTCGACAAAGGTGAAAACGCCAATAAAGAAGCCTTTATCGCCCGTGCGAAAGAACTGAATTTACGCAACAGCATTTTTGTCGACATCACTGCAAATGCGAGTGTTTCTGAAACCTATGAAAATTTCTTAAAACAGAGTATTGCGGTAGTGACCTGCAACAAAATTGCCTGTTCGTCTGCCTATGACAATTATAAAAAATTAAAGAACTTATCCCGTCAATACAACGCTCCATTTTTGTTTGAAACCAATGTTGGCGCTGGATTACCAATTATAGATACGGTAAAAAACTTAATTGCTTCGGGAGATAAAGTACATAAAATTCAGGCTGTTTTATCCGGAAGTCTGAACTTCATATTCAACAATTTCGACAAAGACAATTCTTTTCATGATGTTGTAAAAGAAGCCGGAGTACAAGGTTTTACCGAACCGGATCCTAAAATTGACTTAAGCGGAATCGACGTAGCCCGTAAAATCCTGATCCTGATTCGCGAAAGCGGTTACGAAATGGATATTGATGCAATCGCCAACGAATCGTTCCTACCAGCCGAATGTCTTGCCACAACCAACAACGAAGATTTCTTTGCTTCTTTAACGCAACATGCTCCTCATTTTGCTAAAATATATGACGAAGCATTGAGCAAAGATTCCAGATTGAAATATGTAGCACAATTCGAAAACGGAAAAGCAAGTGTTGGTCTGCAATTCATTCCAAAAGAGCATCCTTTTTACAATTTAGAAGGAAAAGACAATATTGTACTTTTCTACACCGATCGCTACGTAGATCAGCCATTACTGATCAAAGGCGCCGGAGCAGGTGCCGCCGTAACCGCATCAGGAATTTTTGCGGATGTGATTCGTATTGGAAACGTTTAG